A window of Rhodothermales bacterium genomic DNA:
GACGGCCGGCATAATTTTTACGAGTCTACCGCCGCGGCCGTCCGGTTGCTGCGCGATCTCTATTACGGGCCGGGCGAGCTCTCCGGGCTGGTGACCATGGCGGGTTACCTCGACCCGGCCGGCGCCTCGATTAATGTTGGCGATACGCTTGCATCGTCGCTTGGTGCGGCGTTTTTTCAGGGGGAACCGGACGACCCCGGTCATCGCAACTACTGGGCGCTCCTCGCACGAAGCGAGGTGGGAGGGGTTTCGGGAGAAGCCTCCGCGGCCCTCGCCGGTATTGATGGCGATGTCCAACGCCAGGTCGCCCGCGTAGTCGCCGCCGCCGTCATCGGCCAGGATCCTCCTCTCTTCGGCTTTAATTACCCTAACCCACTAGCGGACTACCAGAGCCGGCTCGCACGTTAATCCTCACTCAAATCCGCTTTCAGCGATCGACATGTCCTGGTGGAAACACAAACGACCGACTAGCATTGCGTACGGCGCCTCGACGCATGTGGGACGGGTACGCTCCGAGAATCAGGACGCGTACGGGTGTTTCCCCGAACAGGCTACGAATGGCCACGGCGACCGGATTTTCATCGTCGCCGATGGCATGGGAGGACATGCGGGTGGTAAAGAAGCGAGTCGCATCGCGATTCGTGAAGTCCCCGGAGCGTTCTTCGACACCGAGGGTCAGTCCGCCCACGATCGCCTCCGCTCCGCCTTCCGCCTCGCCAACGAGCGGATCTACGACAAAGCGCACTCCGAGGAAGGGTTCGAACGCATGGGCACGACGTGTACGGCGCTTGCCGTAATCGAGGGCGCCATCTGTATCGCCCACGTGGGAGACACCCGCGCTTACCGTATCGCCAACGAAGCCATTGAACAACTGACCAACGATCATACCCTCGTCGAAGAGATGCGTCGGGAAGGCGTGATCACGGCGGATGAGGCGCGCGTCCACCCCCGTCGCAATACCCTCACCCGCGCACTCGGCGTCGAACAGGCCCTCAATGTCGATGTCTACGATGTCGGGACCCTCACGCCAAACGAACGTTATGTGCTTTGCTCCGATGGCCTCGCCGGCGTTACGAGCGACGAACTCAAACAGCTCGTGCTGGCCTCCGATCCACAAATAGCCACCGAGAAACTGGTCGCGCTGGCTAACGAACGGGGGGGGCACGATAATGTGACCGTTGTGATTATCCACGTGACATGACACCCCGGCCGCCTGCCGTGGCGTTTCGCCCGGAGGCCGGGTTTTGCCCACACCGACTGCGCCACGCTGTCCCTCGATGGGTCGGCGCTTGTATGCATGCATGCACGACGATCAATCGATTTTAGGGACCGTTATTGATGACTATCGCATCCTTGAGGTCATCGGGCGCGGAGGGATGGGGATCGTCTACCGGGCGGAAGACGTCGCGCTCTCGCGTATCGTTGCCCTGAAGATGATCGCCCCGGAGATGGCCGAGAACGAAACGTTTCTCAAACGATTCCGCGCCGAGGCCCGCGCACTGGCCCGCGTCGATAGCCCGTATATCGTCGGCATCCATGCCATGCGTCACTCCGAACAACGGTTTT
This region includes:
- a CDS encoding Stp1/IreP family PP2C-type Ser/Thr phosphatase, encoding MSWWKHKRPTSIAYGASTHVGRVRSENQDAYGCFPEQATNGHGDRIFIVADGMGGHAGGKEASRIAIREVPGAFFDTEGQSAHDRLRSAFRLANERIYDKAHSEEGFERMGTTCTALAVIEGAICIAHVGDTRAYRIANEAIEQLTNDHTLVEEMRREGVITADEARVHPRRNTLTRALGVEQALNVDVYDVGTLTPNERYVLCSDGLAGVTSDELKQLVLASDPQIATEKLVALANERGGHDNVTVVIIHVT